The following proteins are encoded in a genomic region of Trypanosoma brucei gambiense DAL972 chromosome 8, complete sequence:
- a CDS encoding tubulin folding cofactor D, putative gives MDREQLETDPLTAPLGGRNEDEDIPVEGTDKEGDNDCGPAFFEEEEECAQLLARVHEAWRNESKLEAPPHADEGGKTWNKTLPTAAEDPQGVAVALERFERIISVYQESPHLLHSYLEELLGPLMVLLQDLLTGAATIWRAEHRTEVCTGPQAVGGEVVSHGLGRNYDEYDADAPKSFIHHVCRAIYVVVKTAGEKCCTSYFSNDVRLYEDVFYALRWWQESGEAQREWEVRYCLLLWLSNLVLVPFSLTIIDSSTSGSGSLSDTVLQTAVAFLRDTSKCREGAALLVARLLTRPDSEDHRVYFFAYAQKVVADPASTNLLLHGVLLALAKTMKLGQRGELAPHAPQLIPSVTAVFSRSGSDTLLCKAAVKVVQRLALSLLRSRSAPWKYYRHVASLYQNLSGSDGHEATGSNKNDEVNNNNMIHSNEEEGEEGCEEDDYLPEDCGLEEAIGLLLDAVAHKDTVVRWSAAKGIARVCGRLPRAMAGDVVDALLDVFSNENSDSGWHGGLLALAELCRRSLLPVQRLAMVVQFATRGLAFDLSKGTYSVGSHVRDAACYVCWSIARAYNAVDIEEHVHKLSTCLVVTSLFDREVHVRRAAAAAFQESVGRLGNFPDGIRLVTTMDFFSLASLQNAYLHVAPIVAENASYRGRMLEELVAVKLLHWDRRVRCFASQALGQIGVLESRTTLDEITLQLLGRVTNDTVAIRHGAILGIAELVNHLDVHSWSKELICQIAGIIPRLDAARLFRSRGGEYVRQACCHLLAAASRRHMPLPETVEVQKMGGMVGRANTLAKMQEFFEDTWKQILEWLQFDAVNAYEEFAAAYYTVFANPFHHQVLHKMLSGCEEGRNPMERRGNILATGALPWSVISKHSNQPKVDDDGVDESEKAYFMMILKTAMGATKLEKCKEMQDAESRRNAVRSLRTTLTRIPEGAPQMTVGLYESVVQHIVATLDDYAADRRGDVGSFVRQEAIGSLPAVVEYGLKVKCCSSALVVRVIQALLKQAMEKLDRLRGRAVEALQQIVFLPGALPSEGGNNTGLTHMDKQGTFISEEANGAMRNSEMILAEEGGNLLNDTSVLAKVVTMDPAADKCSPQNVFTAVGRPLLLTRLFASCVVEGLVVSAGSLSVHIMQPAVDALLHAFRASTEESVYLSWVLITVAAKHAHNERVVVPLCVTVSRLINACVFDEDRHIDVVEILRSELKFFATNIHALLPLIGVLGDLCRSPVTAARHAAWGLSLVMLASRYPKVRARMGTDMYTSLLVLSAADTTLNLDRAIQQLTATPWDGNDATKVRSARDELYGALGIEKPSKDAATGDAVEHEKKKTARMVASSYLHLVHEAGY, from the coding sequence ATGGATCGTGAACAATTAGAAACAGATCCCCTCACGGCACCATTGGGTGGAAGGAATGAAGATGAGGACATACCGGTGGAAGGAACCGACAAGGAGGGCGATAACGACTGCGGCCCGGCATTTtttgaggaagaggaagagtgtGCACAGCTTCTCGCGCGCGTACACGAAGCATGGAGGAATGAATCCAAACTCGAGGCACCACCGCATGCggatgaagggggaaagacgTGGAATAAAACACTTCCCACCGCTGCTGAGGATCCGCAGGGTGTTGCAGTTGCATTGGAACGTTTTGAACGCATCATATCTGTATATCAAGAATCCCCACATTTGCTGCACAGCTACCTTGAGGAACTTCTTGGGCCACTTATGGTACTGTTGCAAGATTTGCTTACTGGGGCAGCAACCATCTGGCGCGCAGAGCACAGGACGGAAGTTTGTACTGGTCCTCAGGCGGTAGGTGGTGAAGTGGTTTCACATGGTTTGGGTAGAAACTATGATGAATACGACGCGGATGCACCAAAGAGCTTCATACATCATGTTTGTCGTGCCATCTACGTAGTGGTTAAAACGGCTGGGGAGAAGTGTTGCACATCTTATTTTTCCAATGATGTGAGATTGTATGAAGATGTCTTTTACGCACTGCGATGGTGGCAAGAGAGCGGTGAGGCACAACGGGAGTGGGAGGTACGCTACTGTTTGCTTCTCTGGCTATCTAACCTTGTACTTGTGCCCTTTTCCCTTACCATAATCGACTCTTCCACCAGTGGCAGTGGCTCCCTTTCCGATACGGTTCTGCAAACTGCTGTGGCGTTCCTGAGGGACACATCGAAGTGTCGGGAGGGGGCTGCACTTCTCGTGGCGCGTTTATTGACCCGACCGGATAGTGAAGATCAccgtgtttatttttttgcttacgCACAAAAGGTTGTAGCGGATCCCGCTAGTACCAACCTCCTCTTACACGGTGTTTTACTGGCACTAGCGAAGACCATGAAACTTGGGCAGCGAGGTGAGTTGGCTCCACATGCACCACAGCTTATTCCTAGCGTGACAGCTGTTTTCTCTAGAAGTGGAAGTGACACACTACTGTGCAAGGCGGCGGTAAAGGTTGTGCAGAGGCTCGCGCTTTCCTTGCTTAGGAGTCGATCTGCACCGTGGAAATATTACAGGCATGTGGCTTCCCTGTATCAAAACCTGAGCGGCTCAGACGGCCATGAGGCGACCGGTAGTAACAAGAATGATGAggtgaataataataatatgattCATAGCAATGAGGAGGAAGGCGAGGAGGGATGTGAAGAGGACGATTACTTGCCTGAGGATTGTGGTTTGGAGGAAGCAATAGGATTGCTGCTGGATGCAGTGGCCCATAAGGACACGGTGGTGCGCTGGAGCGCAGCGAAGGGCATTGCGCGTGTTTGTGGGCGGCTCCCTCGTGCGATGGCGGGGGATGTCGTTGACGCACTCCTCGATGTGTTTAGCAACGAAAATTCGGATAGTGGTTGGCACGGAGGACTGCTGGCTTTGGCGGAACTCTGCCGCCGGAGCCTTCTTCCTGTCCAGAGGCTCGCAATGGTAGTTCAGTTTGCAACGAGAGGATTAGCGTTTGACTTGAGCAAAGGGACGTATAGCGTAGGGTCACACGTACGGGATGCCGCGTGCTACGTCTGCTGGTCAATTGCCCGCGCGTACAATGCGGTAGATATCGAGGAGCATGTACACAAACTGAGCACCTGCCTTGTTGTCACCTCCCTCTTTGACAGGGAAGTTCATGTGCGGCGTGCGGCGGCTGCGGCTTTTCAGGAATCTGTTGGCAGGTTAGGTAACTTCCCTGATGGTATTCGTCTGGTCACGACAATggacttcttttccctcgccTCACTGCAGAATGCCTACCTTCATGTTGCACCGATCGTTGCGGAAAACGCGTCATATAGAGGCCGAATGCTCGAGGAGCTGGTGGCCGTTAAGCTTTTGCACTGGGACCGACGTGTACGGTGTTTTGCCTCACAGGCACTCGGTCAGATTGGCGTCTTGGAGAGCCGAACAACTCTGGACGAGATAACGCTGCAACTTCTGGGCCGGGTTACAAACGACACGGTGGCCATTCGGCACGGTGCTATCCTCGGCATAGCGGAACTCGTCAACCACTTGGATGTGCATTCATGGTCAAAGGAACTTATTTGTCAAATTGCGGGAATCATACCGCGGCTGGATGCAGCGCGTTTGTTTCGTTCTCGTGGAGGTGAATATGTTCGACAAGCGTGCTGTCACCTGCTTGCGGCCGCTTCTCGTCGACACATGCCGCTGCCCGAAACCGTTGAGGTGCAGAAGATGGGTGGAATGGTTGGACGTGCTAATACTTTggcaaaaatgcaagagTTCTTTGAGGACACGTGGAAACAAATACTAGAATGGCTACAGTTTGATGCCGTGAATGCGTATGAAGAGTTTGCAGCAGCGTACTACACTGTGTTTGCCAACCCTTTCCATCATCAGGTACTGCACAAAATGTTGAGCGGATGTGAAGAAGGCCGCAACCCGATGGAGCGCCGTGGTAACATCCTTGCCACCGGAGCATTGCCATGGTCGGTGATATCTAAACACTCGAACCAACCAAAGGTGGATGATGATGGCGTAGACGAAAGTGAAAAGGCTTATTTTATGATGATACTGAAAACAGCTATGGGTGCTACCAAGTTAGAaaagtgcaaggagatgcaAGATGCTGAATCCCGAAGGAATGCTGTTCGTTCCCTGCGCACAACTTTGACGCGCATCCCTGAGGGAGCCCCTCAGATGACCGTAGGTCTTTACGAGTCTGTTGTGCAGCATATCGTTGCCACACTGGATGATTATGCGGCGGATCGGCGTGGTGACGTGGGGTCGTTTGTGCGACAGGAGGCTATTGGATCTCttcctgctgttgtggagTATGGGTTGAAAGTGAAGTGTTGCTCCAGTGCGTTGGTGGTGCGTGTAATACAGGCACTGCTAAAGCAGGCTATGGAGAAGTTGGATCGGTTGCGTGGGCGGGCTGTTGAGGCATTACAGCAAATTGTATTTCTTCCAGGTGCGCTACCAAGCGAGGGCGGTAACAACACGGGGCTTACGCATATGGACAAGCAGGGCACATTTATTAGCGAAGAAGCGAACGGTGCTATGAGGAACAGTGAAATGATTTTAGctgaagaggggggaaatttaCTTAACGACACTAGCGTATTGGCCAAAGTGGTAACAATGGATCCCGCTGCAGACAAGTGCTCACCACAAAACGTTTTTACGGCTGTGGGACGCCCGCTACTTCTTACACGACTGTTTGCATCATGTGTGGTCGAGGGTCTGGTTGTTTCCGCTGGATCCCTCTCTGTGCACATTATGCAACCAGCTGTTGACGCACTTCTGCATGCCTTCAGGGCATCGACAGAGGAAAGTGTCTATCTTTCATGGGTGTTAATTACGGTTGCTGCAAAACATGCGCACAACGAACGTGTTGTTGTGCCGCTTTGCGTTACCGTGAGCCGCCTCATCAACGCATGTGTCTTCGATGAAGATCGTCATATAGATGTGGTGGAGATACTAAGGAGTGAATTGAAGTTTTTCGCCACGAACATCCACGCACTGCTCCCACTTATTGGTGTGCTTGGAGACCTCTGTCGCAGTCCTGTTACTGCCGCGCGGCACGCCGCCTGGGGGCTAAGTCTTGTGATGCTCGCTAGCCGTTACCCGAAGGTCCGCGCTCGTATGGGGACTGACATGTACACTTCTCTCCTCGTACTTTCTGCAGCGGATACGACTCTCAATCTTGATAGGGCCATACAGCAGCTCACTGCGACACCGTGGGATGGAAACGATGCTACCAAAGTGCGTAGCGCAAGGGATGAACTGTACGGTGCACTCGGTATCGAAAAACCCTCAAAAGATGCTGCGACAGGCGATGCGGTGGaacatgaaaagaaaaaaacagctcGAATGGTAGCCAGTTCATACCTTCATCTCGTGCATGAGGCAGGGTACTGA
- a CDS encoding 40S ribosomal protein S8, putative, protein MGIVRSRLHKRKITGGKTKIHRKRMKAELGRLPANTKLGPRRVSPVRARGGNFKLRGLRLDTGNFAWGTEASAQRARILDVVYNATSNELVRTKTLVKNCIVVVDAAPFRLWYAKHYGIDLGASKSKKATQKSTEKKSKKSTHAAVEKYDVKKASSKLKRKWEYRRKHHKIEKALADQLREGRLLARITSRPGQTGRADGALLEGAELQFYLKKLDKKKR, encoded by the coding sequence ATGGGAATCGTTCGTAGCCGTCTGCACAAGCGGAAGATCACCGGTGGAAAGACCAAGATCCACCGGAagcgcatgaaggctgaGCTTGGCCGTCTTCCCGCTAACACGAAGCTCGGTCCTCGCCGCGTCAGTCCCGTGCGTGCCCGCGGTGGTAACTTTAAGCTTCGCGGCTTGCGTCTCGACACCGGCAACTTCGCTTGGGGAACTGAAGCTTCTGCCCAGCGTGCTCGTATTCTTGACGTTGTATACAACGCTACATCTAATGAGCTTGTGCGTACGAAGACGCTCGTTAAGAACTGCATTGTGGTTGTGGATGCAGCGCCCTTCAGGCTTTGGTATGCCAAACACTACGGTATCGACCTTGGTGCTTCCAAGTCGAAGAAAGCTACGCAGAAATCGACAGAAAAGAAGTCCAAGAAGAGTACTCACGCCGCTGTGGAAAAGTATGACGTGAAGAAGGCGTCCAGCAAGCTGAAGCGCAAGTGGGAATACCGGAGGAAGCATCACAAGATTGAGAAGGCATTGGCTGATCAGTTGCGTGAGGGTCGTCTTCTCGCCCGCATCACGAGCCGCCCAGGTCAAACTGGCCGTGCGGACGGTGCGCTTCTGGAGGGCGCTGAGTTGCAGTTCTACCTGAAGAAGCTCGACAAGAAGAAGCGTTAG
- a CDS encoding 60S ribosomal protein L26, putative has product MVGIKCRNRRKARRAHFQAPSHVRRILMSAPLSKELRAKYNVRSMPVRKDDEVRVKRGKFKGREGRVTACYRLKWVIHIDKVSCEKANGTTVPVGVHTSNVEITKLKLNARRKAILERKDRSTKADKSKGKVTAAEKAMQQMD; this is encoded by the coding sequence ATGGTCGGCATTAAGTGTAGGAACCGCCGAAAGGCCCGTCGCGCACACTTCCAAGCGCCCAGTCATGTCCGCCGCATCCTCATGAGTGCCCCACTCTCTAAGGAGCTACGCGCCAAGTACAACGTGCGCTCGATGCCTGTGCGTAAAGACGACGAGGTGCGTGTTAAGCGTGGGAAATTCAAGGGCCGTGAGGGCAGAGTCACCGCATGCTACCGCCTCAAATGGGTTATTCACATTGACAAGGTGAGTTGCGAGAAGGCGAATGGCACCACTGTTCCCGTCGGTGTACACACCTCCAACGTGGAGATCACGAAACTGAAGCTCAACGCCAGGCGGAAGGCAATCCTCGAGCGCAAGGACCGCAGCACAAAGGCCGACAAATCGAAGGGTAAAGTTACCGCCGCTGAGAAGGCCATGCAGCAAATGGACTAA
- a CDS encoding ubiquitin carrier protein, putative, with the protein MSTNGNSVTTRLMSELKELVSCGAEGISAFPVSDNLFHWIATLQGAPNTFYEGLEYKLSIEFPQEYPYSAPDVRFITPCFHPNVDSHGAICLDILKEKWSAVYSLSKILLSIQSLLGNPNNQSPLNHRAATLWGDEQAFRAEVLAYREAKANASC; encoded by the coding sequence ATGTCTACAAACGGTAATTCCGTAACAACGCGACTCATGAGTGAGCTTAAGGAATTGGTGAGCTGCGGTGCGGAGGGTATTAGCGCCTTCCCTGTGAGTGATAATCTTTTTCATTGGATTGCCACGCTGCAGGGCGCACCCAATACTTTTTACGAGGGTCTCGAGTACAAACTTTCTATTGAATTTCCTCAAGAGTACCCCTATTCTGCACCGGATGTGCGATTCATTACGCCATGTTTTCACCCTAATGTGGATTCTCATGGTGCCATATGCCTCGACATCCTCAAGGAGAAGTGGAGCGCCGTCTACAGTCTTTCAAAGATTCTCCTTTCCATTCAAAGCCTTCTCGGAAACCCAAATAATCAATCACCACTGAACCACCGCGCCGCTACACTTTGGGGTGATGAACAGGCCTTCCGAGCAGAAGTGCTTGCGTACAGGGAAGCGAAGGCAAACGCCTCGTGTTGA
- a CDS encoding transketolase, putative: MSFNDNLATNSIRCLAVDGVQQAKSGHPGAPMGMAPIAYVLWSEVMKFDSKDPEWIDRDRFVLSNGHASMLQYVMLHLSGYDLSMDDLKKFRQLNSRTPGHPERGVTPGVEVTTGPLGQGIAQGVGLAIAEAQLAATYNRPGYNIIDHWTYVFCGDGCLMEGIGQEALSLAGHLGLEKLVVVYDSNRISIDGSTDIAFTEDAAKKYEALGFHVIPVSNGDSDFTALRAAFAECKQVKGRPKLVIVNTTIGYGCRLAGSEKAHGAPLGDDEVARVKEQFGLDPTKKFHVQPEVYGIFGKNAERGASHHEEWRVRMRKYTEEFPQEADALQNQLDFKLPPDWKSKLPLNDKSIATRKASENALGALLTLTPALVGGSADLSPSNLTRPGSAQMVDFQKDTPHGRYIRYGVREHAMCAVMNGMHAHGGFVPYGGTFLNFIGYALGAVRLASLAHHHVVYVATHDSIGVGEDGPTHQPVELLALLRATPNLLVFRPSDQTETSAAWALALENTRGPSILCLSRQNTVPQPTSKLEGVAKGAYILIPAEKPQLIIVSSGSEVSIAVDAAKALSSEVRTTVVSMPCQELFELQPVGYQQKVFPEGVPVISIEPFVSTGWERYSHYHIGMEGFGASAPADQLYEYFNITVNHAVEVGRKLAKKYVGGTAPAKRSHL, translated from the coding sequence ATGTCGTTTAATGATAACCTGGCCACCAACAGCATTCGCTGTCTCGCCGTTGACGGCGTCCAGCAGGCAAAAAGTGGGCACCCGGGTGCGCCTATGGGAATGGCACCTATCGCATATGTTCTGTGGTCTGAAGTAATGAAGTTTGACAGCAAAGACCCGGAGTGGATCGACCGTGACCGCTTTGTCCTTTCTAACGGGCATGCGTCCATGCTTCAATATGTCATGCTGCACTTGAGCGGTTATGATCTTTCCATGGATGATCTCAAAAAGTTCCGTCAGTTGAACTCTCGCACGCCTGGTCATCCCGAACGCGGTGTGACGCCTGGAGTTGAGGTTACCACCGGTCCACTTGGACAGGGCATTGCTCAAGGCGTTGGACTTGCCATTGCAGAGGCCCAACTGGCGGCAACGTACAACCGTCCAGGCTACAACATCATCGATCACTGGACGTATGTGTTCTGTGGTGACGGTTGCCTCATGGAGGGCATCGGGCAAGAGGCTCTTTCTCTTGCGGGTCACCTCGGTCTTGAAAAACTGGTCGTTGTGTATGACTCGAACCGTATCAGCATCGATGGAAGCACTGATATTGCCTTCACCGAAGATGCAGCCAAAAAGTACGAGGCACTCGGCTTCCACGTTATTCCGGTGAGTAATGGGGATTCAGACTTCACTGCGCTGCGCGCGGCATTTGCTGAATGCAAGCAAGTCAAAGGACGCCCTAAGTTGGTGATAGTTAACACAACCATCGGGTACGGTTGCCGGTTGGCGGGGTCTGAGAAGGCACATGGTGCACCTCTTGGTGATGACGAAGTGGCACGTGTGAAAGAACAGTTTGGTCTTGATCCCACCAAGAAATTCCATGTGCAACCGGAGGTTTACGGGATATTCGGTAAGAACGCTGAGAGGGGTGCCTCCCATCATGAAGAGTGGCGTGTGCGAATGAGGAAATACACCGAGGAATTTCCACAGGAGGCGGATGCTCTGCAGAACCAACTTGATTTCAAACTGCCCCCCGACTGGAAGTCGAAATTGCCACTCAATGACAAGTCCATTGCCACGCGGAAGGCTAGTGAGAATGCCCTTGGAGCCCTTTTAACTCTGACCCCAGCTTTGGTAGGTGGTTCCGCAGACCTATCTCCCAGCAACCTCACACGCCCGGGTTCAGCCCAGATGGTTGACTTCCAAAAGGACACTCCGCATGGGCGCTACATCCGGTACGGTGTACGTGAGCATGCGATGTGCGCTGTCATGAACGGCATGCACGCTCACGGAGGCTTTGTTCCATATGGCGGCACCTTTCTGAATTTCATTGGCTATGCCCTGGGTGCTGTGCGCCTTGCTTCACTGGCTCACCATCATGTTGTGTACGTGGCTACTCATGATAGTATTGGTGTCGGGGAGGACGGCCCGACTCATCAACCGGTGGAACTGTTGGCACTGTTGCGTGCCACACCCAACTTATTGGTATTCCGCCCAAGTGACCAGACGGAGACAAGTGCAGCGTGGGCCCTGGCTCTGGAGAACACAAGGGGCCCGTCCATTCTCTGCTTGAGCAGGCAAAATACCGTGCCGCAGCCGACCTCTAAGCTGGAGGGTGTGGCGAAGGGAGCTTACATCCTGATCCCGGCAGAGAAGCCGCAGCTCATCATTGTTTCAAGCGGTTCGGAGGTTTCAATTGCAGTTGATGCTGCGAAGGCCCTCAGTTCGGAAGTGCGCACCACCGTTGTGTCGATGCCTTGCCAGGAGTTATTTGAGCTGCAGCCAGTTGGATATCAGCAAAAAGTATTCCCTGAAGGCGTGCCTGTTATCTCCATTGAGCCGTTTGTTAGCACTGGGTGGGAAAGATATTCGCACTACCACATTGGTATGGAAGGCTTCGGTGCCTCTGCGCCAGCCGATCAACTGTACGAGTACTTCAACATCACCGTTAATCATGCCGTTGAAGTTGGCCGAAAGCTCGCCAAGAAGTACGTAGGGGGTACAGCGCCAGCGAAGCGGTCCCATTTGTGA
- a CDS encoding PI3-kinase, putative: MATNEDTVACTLKEENCGTLRGAPPSNEFLLANDMEEPFMVHLCAVDGYGRWCRRRNEETRRRCNGNGGEGEGRNNSSFNSAFVPYGQLVGSMSSLPLRGEAHYPSYSEDDTLCVTLQMFHMGMPITPILQSSHTYGCHQRLEEWIIFPIAIQDIPLDALVHCHVYAPHGLVGRTSFHPFTACGELKTGRRRYELQAGTAAGTERADHDDSDSVNGNKRAPSRMGMNPQELMLRDLRRGLVPQIPWMDKMIKRQVGELQTKNDETTGSQSIALSVLFPSTNGDQRVFLLSAPRDKLPASIVSLIPPPDRVVTSRTSPFAALAATPKQPYVDLCVDDENLCEAKVAALSNPRLFLSSANTQPGPVERAQLKEIAQKPLIHLEELKLGERTLLCRFRHFLTRDPAYFVPFMRSVNWDDKIEKREALKVMQQWKPIGFTQALICLSFYFRKVVDVRIYAINVLDKSSDDRLFRFLIQLVQGVRYDVNGELETFLLRRAANCWEICSNLFWYVLTEASLGSGNSQGDGQEERYTTFLQNIKATLQRTKPCFLQRIHQQVKLMGTLRTLNKSLLKASDRVKRMEFATSLIDSKECGIRELFFPSPISSLSEDPRETAAVQGRIVTLPTHPSAVVEDIISEGFYMFKSAMMPIKVPFVLHPEPLGSNTCHRSPVVEDGTNTGPSTVPVTVSRPEGGLLFKVGDDVRQDQLVVQLVQLIDMILRQDGLDLCLCPYRVIATGPTEGLVELIPNVVTLQSVQRDITGFIRSHNQSQEGYTAAMSRFTKSCAGYCVLTFILGIGDRHLENILLAHDGRLLHIDFGYILGNDPKPFPPPMKINKEMVEALGGPQSTGYMEFKSYCCSSYNIIREHAQVILSMLLLMVDASIPHISGDGKVDPRVNLLKVQEKLRLDLSNAEASQYIQNVIADSVGSIFTNLWDVLHAAAQARRA, encoded by the coding sequence ATGGCCACGAACGAGGACACCGTTGCTTGCACACTGAAAGAGGAAAACTGCGGCACGCTTCGTGGGGCGCCACCCAGCAATGAGTTTTTGCTCGCGAACGACATGGAAGAACCGTTTATGGTTCACCTTTGCGCAGTTGATGGGTACGGAAGATGGTGTCGCagaagaaatgaagagaCCAGACGACGGTGTAACGGTAACGGTGGTGAGGGCGAGGGGAGGAATAATTCCTCTTTCAATAGTGCTTTTGTCCCCTATGGGCAGCTTGTTGGGTCCATGTCATCTTTGCCGCTGCGTGGCGAGGCGCACTATCCGAGTTACAGTGAAGATGATACACTGTGTGTCACTCTCCAGATGTTCCACATGGGGATGCCCATCACACCGATCCTGCAGTCGTCCCACACATATGGTTGTCACCAAAGGTTGGAAGAGTGGATTATCTTTCCCATAGCCATACAAGATATCCCACTTGACGCTTTGGTTCACTGTCATGTGTATGCACCCCACGGCCTGGTAGGGCGCACATCTTTTCACCCATTCACGGCTTGCGGTGAGTTAAAGACAGGTAGGCGGCGCTACGAACTTCAGGCAGGTACTGCTGCTGGTACCGAACGTGCTGACCACGACGATTCCGATAGTGTCAATGGTAATAAGCGCGCGCCAAGTCGCATGGGGATGAACCCACAAGAGCTGATGCTACGCGATCTTCGGCGCGGCCTCGTCCCTCAAATACCGTGGATGGACAAGATGATTAAGCGGCAGGTGGGAGAGCTGCAGACAAAAAACGACGAGACCACAGGGTCACAGTCAATAGCGCTTTCAGTGTTGTTTCCATCAACAAATGGTGATCAACGGGTGTTTCTTCTCTCAGCACCGCGGGATAAACTTCCGGCTAGCATTGTTTCACTTATCCCTCCGCCGGATAGAGTGGTAACAAGTCGGACTTCCCCGTTCGCCGCACTTGCAGCTACACCTAAACAACCTTACGTTGATTTGTGTGTCGACGACGAGAATCTTTGTGAGGCTAAGGTGGCCGCTCTGTCCAATCCGaggctttttctttccagtgCGAACACACAGCCTGGGCCTGTTGAGCGGGCTCAACTGAAAGAAATTGCTCAGAAACCACTGATTCACCTTGAGGAACTGAAGTTAGGCGAAAGGACTCTTCTTTGTCGGTTCCGACATTTCCTCACACGAGATCCAGCATATTTTGTGCCTTTTATGCGGTCGGTGAATTGGGATGATAAAATTGAGAAGCGAGAGGCCTTGAAGGTTATGCAGCAGTGGAAACCTATCGGTTTCACTCAGGCGTTGATTTGTTTGTCCTTTTACTTTCGCAAGGTGGTGGACGTCCGTATTTACGCAATTAATGTGCTAGACAAAAGTTCGGATGACCGTCTGTTTCGATTCTTGATCCAACTTGTGCAAGGTGTGAGGTACGATGTTAATGGCGAACTGGAAACGTTTTTGCTTCGGCGGGCCGCGAATTGTTGGGAAATTTGCTCCAATCTATTCTGGTATGTGCTGACAGAGGCCTCATTGGGTAGCGGAAACTCCCAAGGAGATGGGCAGGAGGAACGGTACACTACCTTCCTTCAGAATATCAAGGCTACGCTGCAGCGGACAAAACCGTGCTTCCTTCAGCGGATTCATCAACAGGTGAAGCTTATGGGTACGCTGCGCACGTTAAACAAATCACTATTGAAGGCCAGTGACCGGGTCAAACGAATGGAATTTGCCACGTCACTCATTGACAGCAAAGAATGCGGTATTCGGGAGCTATTCTTCCCATCTCCCATCTCCTCCCTCTCCGAGGACCCGAGGGAGACGGCGGCAGTGCAGGGACGCATTGTCACCCTTCCAACGCACCCCAGTGCAGTAGTGGAGGATATCATCTCAGAGGGGTTTTATATGTTCAAGAGCGCCATGATGCCCATCAAGGTCCCTTTTGTCCTCCACCCAGAACCCCTAGGCAGCAACACTTGTCACCGCAGTCCAGTAGTGGAAGATGGAACAAACACGGGACCAAGCACTGTCCCAGTAACAGTTTCTAGGCCCGAAGGTGGGTTGCTGTTCAAAGTGGGTGATGATGTGCGACAGGATCAACTCGTCGTTCAACTCGTGCAGCTCATTGACATGATACTGCGACAGGATGGGCTTGACCTCTGCCTTTGCCCGTACCGCGTTATTGCCACAGGCCCAACAGAAGGTTTGGTAGAGTTAATCCCTAACGTTGTTACTCTCCAAAGCGTGCAGCGTGATATCACAGGGTTCATTCGTTCGCACAATCAGAGTCAGGAGGGATACACAGCGGCTATGTCACGTTTCACCAAAAGCTGCGCTGGTTATTGTGTTCTAACGTTTATATTAGGTATCGGCGATCGGCACCTTGAGAACATCCTGCTAGCACACGATGGTCGCCTACTGCACATCGACTTCGGCTACATCCTTGGAAACGACCCCAAGCCGTTCCCGCCTCCAATGAAAATCAATAAGGAAATGGTGGAGGCACTCGGTGGCCCGCAGAGTACCGGCTATATGGAGTTCAAGTCGTACTGCTGTAGTTCGTATAACATAATTCGGGAGCATGCACAGGTTATTTTGAGCATGCTCTTGCTCATGGTAGATGCCTCTATTCCGCATATATCAGGCGATGGTAAGGTGGATCCGCGTGTCAACCTGTTGAAGGTGCAGGAGAAACTAAGGTTGGATCTCTCCAATGCAGAAGCATCGCAGTACATCCAAAATGTCATAGCTGATAGTGTGGGGTCTATTTTCACTAACCTCTGGGATGTTTTACATGCCGCCGCTCAGGCGCGGCGGGCCTAG